A window from Spirochaetota bacterium encodes these proteins:
- a CDS encoding enoyl-CoA hydratase/isomerase family protein, whose product MNYETISYSHIEKGIGHLRLCRTHCYNAINHQMMEEIEDFWRERLYDLDTVVIILSSECEKGFCAGLDLKETAEMSPKMNTAEFYRFQARLARLNLAMRRAPQPIICAVHGAAAGQGFSFALASDIRVITPDARFNAAYINIGLGGADMSCSYFLPRMIGAGRAYEFMYTGGFMSADEALALGLVSKIVEREKLIDAALEYARVMMTKNHMGLRLTKEAINMNLDAGGLEAALNIEDRNQTLLAIGTLIKK is encoded by the coding sequence ATGAATTACGAAACCATTTCGTACAGCCACATCGAGAAAGGCATCGGCCACCTGCGCCTGTGCCGAACGCACTGCTACAACGCCATCAACCACCAGATGATGGAGGAGATCGAGGACTTCTGGCGTGAGAGGCTGTACGATCTCGACACGGTGGTCATCATCCTCAGCAGCGAATGCGAAAAGGGCTTCTGCGCGGGGCTCGACCTCAAGGAGACCGCCGAGATGTCGCCGAAGATGAACACGGCGGAATTCTACCGTTTCCAGGCCCGCCTTGCCCGTCTCAACCTGGCCATGCGCCGCGCGCCTCAGCCGATAATCTGCGCCGTGCACGGTGCCGCCGCGGGACAGGGCTTCAGCTTCGCCCTCGCCTCGGACATCCGCGTGATAACGCCCGACGCGCGCTTCAACGCCGCGTACATCAACATAGGCCTGGGAGGCGCTGACATGTCGTGCAGTTATTTTCTGCCCCGTATGATCGGCGCCGGGCGCGCCTACGAGTTCATGTACACCGGCGGCTTCATGTCGGCGGACGAGGCGCTCGCGCTCGGGCTGGTGAGCAAAATCGTCGAACGCGAAAAACTCATTGACGCGGCGCTCGAATACGCCCGAGTCATGATGACCAAGAACCACATGGGACTTCGCCTCACGAAGGAGGCGATCAACATGAACCTCGACGCCGGCGGGCTCGAGGCGGCGCTCAATATAGAGGACCGCAACCAGACGCTGCTGGCGATCGGCACCTTGATAAAAAAATGA
- a CDS encoding nitronate monooxygenase, translated as MKTRITELFKIKYPIVLPGMSWISTPELVAAVCNAGGIGWLATGPLKPEDTRAAIKRIRELTDKPFGAGATLLMPGARENAEVLLKEKVPVINVSLGKCGWIAERAHKYGGKVIATVVNEKHAIGAEQQGADALQVTGHEAAAHGGMVTTMVLVPAIVNAVKIPVVAIGGIADGRGMAAALALGAEGVGMGTRLSMTKESPVALETIKAQLKAGIEDTIYSNRFDGLYCRVLKTPAAEKAIRQGMSLPRAFFASIRIAKLMNLPWLKLAIGTLLQGPKMMIQLAHFATAFDKIQAATEGGDMENGVQLIGQVQGIIDDIPSVREVIESSVKEAREIQKKMGTQLK; from the coding sequence ATGAAGACAAGGATCACCGAACTGTTCAAGATCAAATATCCGATCGTCCTCCCGGGGATGAGCTGGATCAGCACGCCGGAGCTCGTCGCCGCAGTCTGCAACGCGGGCGGAATCGGCTGGCTTGCGACCGGTCCCCTCAAACCGGAAGACACCCGCGCGGCCATTAAAAGGATCCGCGAGCTGACCGACAAGCCCTTCGGCGCGGGCGCGACGCTTCTCATGCCGGGCGCCAGGGAGAACGCCGAGGTGCTGCTTAAAGAAAAGGTCCCGGTCATCAATGTGTCGCTCGGAAAGTGCGGCTGGATCGCCGAGCGCGCTCATAAATACGGCGGCAAGGTAATCGCAACCGTGGTGAACGAGAAGCATGCAATAGGCGCCGAGCAACAGGGCGCGGACGCGCTGCAGGTCACCGGTCACGAGGCGGCGGCCCACGGAGGAATGGTCACCACGATGGTGTTGGTCCCTGCGATCGTCAACGCGGTGAAGATCCCGGTCGTAGCGATCGGCGGCATCGCCGACGGACGCGGAATGGCCGCGGCACTGGCGCTGGGCGCCGAGGGTGTCGGTATGGGTACCCGCCTTTCAATGACAAAGGAGAGCCCGGTGGCGCTGGAGACCATCAAAGCGCAGCTTAAGGCCGGCATAGAAGACACCATCTACTCCAACCGCTTCGACGGCCTCTACTGCCGCGTGCTTAAGACCCCGGCCGCGGAAAAGGCGATTCGACAGGGCATGAGCCTGCCCCGCGCATTCTTCGCCTCGATCCGCATCGCGAAGCTCATGAACCTGCCGTGGTTAAAGCTCGCGATAGGCACCCTGCTGCAGGGTCCCAAGATGATGATCCAGCTCGCCCACTTCGCAACGGCGTTTGACAAGATTCAGGCGGCGACCGAGGGGGGGGACATGGAAAACGGCGTCCAGCTTATCGGGCAGGTGCAGGGGATCATCGATGACATCCCCTCGGTGAGAGAGGTCATCGAAAGCTCCGTGAAAGAAGCGCGCGAGATACAGAAAAAGATGGGCACACAGCTCAAATAA
- a CDS encoding TonB family protein produces the protein MSAVTAIPRRFARYLRLRPPLMWSLVSFVALLGLLFAVRWSESFDTKDFASFDAFEMVELRLSRLQTQADISVSDSAAPAREITEEKLEEFGSVDGSFEALSDSALPPRPVFGRLPRYPESMRKAGIEGVVVVELGVDESGTVVFGRIVKSLGRDFDAAVIDWARKISFRPALTKERVPIRCRIRLPIRFRLED, from the coding sequence ATGAGCGCGGTGACGGCGATTCCGCGGCGCTTCGCGCGGTACCTGCGCCTGCGGCCGCCGCTCATGTGGTCGCTGGTATCGTTCGTGGCGCTCCTTGGACTCCTGTTCGCCGTGCGCTGGAGCGAGTCCTTCGACACGAAGGACTTCGCCTCGTTCGATGCCTTCGAGATGGTTGAGCTGCGACTCTCGCGCCTTCAGACGCAGGCGGACATTTCGGTGTCGGATTCGGCCGCTCCCGCGCGGGAGATCACCGAAGAGAAACTGGAGGAGTTCGGCTCCGTGGACGGCAGCTTCGAGGCGCTTTCGGATTCGGCGCTCCCGCCGCGCCCGGTGTTCGGCCGCCTGCCGCGCTACCCCGAGTCCATGCGCAAGGCGGGCATCGAGGGCGTGGTGGTGGTGGAGCTGGGGGTCGACGAGTCGGGTACGGTGGTCTTCGGCCGCATCGTGAAGTCGCTCGGGCGCGATTTCGACGCGGCGGTGATCGACTGGGCGCGGAAGATCAGTTTCCGCCCGGCGCTGACGAAGGAGCGCGTACCCATACGCTGCCGTATTCGCCTGCCCATACGGTTTCGGCTTGAAGACTAA
- the lnt gene encoding apolipoprotein N-acyltransferase, which translates to MIRRIVEWCHRHYYLSTGILMFFSFPSYDVWFLKGFPLFAWFALVPLLMHVRTGDFRRVYADSFLAGMLGIFLTYHWIGDFGNKIPGGDIVILCVVIPVLAVVFATKILVAEYLSRRFERLRLLIYPSVWIVVDGIQSIGFLAFPWTYWGYSQYTFSSFVQVSSLVGIFGVTFIMILASAAVADFARAAFGRPFSFRWMVSIPAFRRLAMVAVLVAMSVLYGAIRMAVSSGGGDSGRLRLAMIQSCIDPWEAWDSNKFMYLGELGRLTDAAMRESPDFIIWSESATLELISYNFRTGSMNPFTGEVLEIARSHKRPLLTGEIGILEEHYGGRIYPQNNAVLISKEGVPVQTYPKINLVPFGEWFPYEKWFPFIKRITESFGASSFVPGSSPSLFEVEGRRFGALICYEGIFQRLCREYRVMGADYFINITNLGWTQTYKGHMQGFANATFRAVENGIWFVSAGNTGYTALVDPLGRVTTSIPILKKGYLVGEIDFSMNRRTFYSMAGDLVLYASILLLAGLGAMTITSRVRGRCKEAAR; encoded by the coding sequence ATGATACGAAGAATCGTGGAATGGTGCCACCGGCATTATTATCTTTCCACCGGTATTTTAATGTTCTTTTCGTTTCCGTCGTACGATGTGTGGTTTCTGAAAGGATTCCCCCTGTTCGCATGGTTCGCGCTCGTTCCGCTTTTAATGCATGTTCGAACCGGTGATTTTCGCAGGGTGTATGCCGACTCCTTTCTGGCGGGAATGCTTGGCATTTTCCTGACCTATCACTGGATCGGCGATTTCGGCAACAAGATTCCCGGCGGCGACATCGTCATCCTCTGCGTTGTAATTCCCGTGCTCGCGGTCGTCTTCGCCACCAAGATACTCGTGGCCGAATATCTCTCACGGCGCTTCGAAAGACTGCGTCTGTTAATCTACCCTTCAGTCTGGATCGTCGTCGACGGTATCCAGTCCATAGGCTTTCTCGCCTTTCCGTGGACATACTGGGGGTATTCCCAGTATACCTTCTCGTCGTTTGTGCAGGTTTCATCGCTGGTGGGAATATTCGGTGTGACCTTCATCATGATACTCGCATCCGCGGCTGTCGCCGATTTCGCCCGGGCGGCATTCGGGCGGCCGTTTTCCTTCCGCTGGATGGTTTCGATCCCGGCTTTCAGGCGCCTCGCGATGGTGGCGGTGCTCGTTGCGATGTCGGTGCTTTACGGCGCGATACGGATGGCGGTATCGTCGGGAGGGGGTGACAGCGGGAGGCTCCGGCTTGCCATGATACAATCCTGCATCGATCCGTGGGAGGCCTGGGACAGCAATAAATTCATGTACCTCGGCGAGCTCGGCAGGCTCACCGACGCGGCCATGAGGGAATCGCCCGATTTTATAATATGGTCCGAGTCGGCGACACTCGAGCTAATCTCGTACAACTTTAGGACCGGCAGCATGAATCCCTTCACGGGCGAGGTGCTCGAAATCGCGCGCTCCCACAAAAGGCCGCTTCTCACCGGTGAAATCGGAATCCTCGAGGAGCACTACGGCGGGAGGATATATCCGCAGAACAACGCGGTGCTTATCAGCAAGGAGGGGGTGCCGGTGCAGACCTATCCCAAGATCAACCTCGTTCCCTTCGGCGAGTGGTTTCCGTACGAGAAGTGGTTCCCCTTCATCAAGCGAATCACCGAGAGCTTCGGCGCCTCGAGCTTCGTTCCCGGTTCGTCCCCGAGCCTTTTCGAGGTGGAAGGCCGGCGGTTTGGCGCACTCATCTGTTATGAAGGCATCTTCCAGAGGCTCTGCCGCGAATATCGCGTTATGGGGGCCGATTATTTCATTAACATCACCAATCTGGGCTGGACGCAGACATACAAAGGGCACATGCAGGGCTTCGCGAACGCCACGTTCAGGGCGGTGGAAAACGGCATCTGGTTCGTAAGCGCCGGGAACACCGGATACACGGCCCTCGTCGATCCGCTGGGCCGGGTGACCACATCCATCCCCATTCTAAAAAAGGGCTACCTGGTCGGGGAGATTGACTTTTCCATGAATCGCCGCACCTTTTATTCGATGGCGGGGGACCTGGTGCTCTACGCTTCGATACTCCTGCTTGCCGGGTTGGGAGCGATGACAATAACAAGCAGGGTGCGCGGACGTTGTAAGGAAGCGGCACGATGA
- a CDS encoding MotA/TolQ/ExbB proton channel family protein gives MIMKIIAGAVLFFMPIFSGISTPAYCADNPPVARDGAVVSDMAVTPTIKEKNDSTSSISLYDWFVRGGPFMWPILVLAAVGMGFVIERFIFYRRVKLNPREFIEELDAMIGGGTVEEVERLCRERNLVIARVLGKGLKLRKLGLDHVEKAISAGGAIEVAAIEKGLNILSAIGNIAPLIGFLGTVSGMISAFQSIAEADQVSARLVAGGIYEALVTTEAGLIVAIPLLAFYNYFVHRVESFVAEIERLASDIVEKLVRENGTDKA, from the coding sequence ATGATAATGAAAATAATCGCCGGCGCCGTGTTGTTCTTCATGCCGATCTTTTCGGGGATATCAACTCCCGCTTATTGTGCGGACAATCCTCCGGTCGCTCGGGATGGCGCGGTCGTTTCGGATATGGCCGTAACCCCTACCATTAAGGAGAAGAACGACTCCACGTCGAGCATATCGCTGTACGACTGGTTTGTGCGCGGCGGTCCGTTCATGTGGCCGATCCTGGTGCTGGCTGCGGTGGGGATGGGCTTTGTGATCGAGCGCTTCATCTTTTACCGGCGGGTGAAGCTCAACCCGCGTGAATTCATCGAGGAGCTCGACGCGATGATCGGCGGCGGGACGGTGGAGGAGGTGGAGCGTCTCTGCCGCGAGCGTAACCTGGTGATAGCCCGCGTGCTGGGGAAGGGGCTGAAACTCCGGAAGCTTGGCCTGGACCACGTGGAAAAAGCGATCAGCGCGGGCGGGGCGATCGAGGTGGCCGCGATCGAGAAGGGGCTCAACATCCTTTCGGCGATCGGGAACATAGCGCCGCTGATCGGATTTCTCGGGACGGTGTCGGGGATGATCTCCGCGTTTCAGAGCATCGCGGAGGCGGACCAGGTGAGCGCACGGCTGGTGGCGGGGGGCATCTACGAGGCGCTGGTGACGACGGAGGCGGGACTTATCGTGGCGATACCGCTCCTCGCTTTTTACAATTACTTCGTACACCGGGTGGAGTCGTTCGTGGCGGAGATAGAGCGGCTGGCCTCGGACATCGTGGAGAAGCTGGTGCGGGAGAATGGTACGGATAAAGCGTAG
- a CDS encoding HEAT repeat domain-containing protein, whose protein sequence is MPWWKARKKGGEQTGETLKSDTEQSGENTKDKKKHKENGIHEATRVRSRSGGKDEHQRKNGRTGLFSQLVASLKDGNASVRSHAAWSLGRMGDARAVDPLVGLVNDKDPEVRKEVAEALKRLGWKNKP, encoded by the coding sequence ATGCCGTGGTGGAAAGCGCGTAAGAAGGGCGGCGAACAGACCGGTGAAACGCTGAAGTCGGATACGGAACAATCCGGCGAAAATACGAAAGATAAAAAGAAACACAAAGAGAACGGGATTCACGAGGCGACCCGGGTCCGTTCGCGTTCGGGTGGTAAAGACGAACACCAGCGTAAAAACGGGCGGACGGGTCTTTTCAGCCAGCTCGTTGCCTCGCTGAAAGACGGGAACGCGAGCGTGAGGAGCCATGCCGCGTGGTCGCTCGGCAGAATGGGAGATGCCCGCGCCGTGGACCCGCTGGTGGGCCTTGTCAACGATAAGGACCCCGAAGTTCGGAAAGAAGTCGCCGAAGCGCTCAAACGCCTTGGATGGAAAAACAAGCCTTGA
- a CDS encoding MBL fold metallo-hydrolase produces MIVRSDPAKIAGNFYCLGPAPVPSFLLDGEHPVMFEAGIYRFGPHYYDRIVKIMGERRPEYLFMTHVHFDHCGAAGYLKRMMPGLMIGTSIEGSEIIKKQSAVDLITKLNRFGKDDVPSFEPFTVDRVLEDGDEIRVSPGLTVRAIRTPGHTRDMTTYYIPEMKVMIPSESVGVPGRDDYIMSEFLIDYDTYMNSLRRLAGYEVDILIISHGLYYTGEDARAYIPRSIDATGRFREWLERLLREYDGDHEAVLCAIKREEYDVVEGEKQPESAYLLNLKAKISTIHRRMAVQTGAAG; encoded by the coding sequence ATGATTGTCAGGAGCGATCCGGCGAAGATTGCCGGGAATTTTTATTGCCTGGGCCCGGCGCCCGTGCCTTCGTTTTTGCTTGACGGCGAGCACCCGGTGATGTTCGAGGCCGGGATTTACCGCTTCGGTCCGCATTACTACGACCGGATCGTGAAAATCATGGGCGAGCGGAGGCCCGAATATCTGTTCATGACGCATGTGCACTTCGACCATTGCGGAGCGGCGGGTTATCTGAAGCGGATGATGCCCGGTCTGATGATCGGCACGTCAATAGAGGGAAGCGAAATTATAAAGAAACAATCGGCCGTAGATCTCATCACGAAGCTCAACCGTTTCGGGAAGGATGATGTCCCTTCGTTCGAGCCGTTTACCGTTGACAGGGTGCTTGAGGATGGCGACGAGATCAGGGTGTCACCCGGTCTGACTGTACGGGCCATCCGCACGCCGGGGCACACGCGCGACATGACCACGTACTACATCCCGGAGATGAAGGTCATGATCCCGTCTGAGTCGGTCGGCGTTCCCGGCAGGGACGACTATATCATGAGCGAGTTTCTGATCGATTACGACACGTACATGAATTCGCTCCGGAGGCTCGCCGGGTACGAGGTGGACATCCTCATCATTTCCCACGGCCTTTACTACACCGGCGAGGATGCGCGCGCGTACATTCCCCGTTCCATCGATGCCACCGGGCGGTTTCGCGAATGGCTGGAGCGTCTGCTTCGGGAATACGACGGCGACCACGAAGCGGTATTGTGTGCGATCAAGCGTGAAGAGTACGACGTGGTTGAGGGTGAAAAACAGCCGGAGTCGGCGTATCTTTTGAATCTCAAGGCGAAAATCTCCACCATACATCGACGCATGGCCGTCCAAACGGGTGCCGCAGGCTGA
- a CDS encoding biopolymer transporter ExbD, translated as MVRIKRSAKPTGEMTIASMSDIAFLLIIFFLVTSIFLLKEGLHLALPDTSKPATVVAAGDVVTVVVRKDGVTTLDGRRADLSDIERLLGEKRGGNAGLVVLLKLSGDLPYGTAVSAIDAVKKAGVARLSLRTE; from the coding sequence ATGGTACGGATAAAGCGTAGCGCGAAACCGACCGGTGAAATGACGATCGCGTCGATGTCGGACATCGCCTTTCTGCTCATCATCTTCTTCCTGGTGACATCGATCTTTCTCCTGAAAGAAGGGCTGCACCTGGCGCTTCCGGACACGTCGAAGCCGGCGACGGTGGTGGCGGCGGGCGACGTGGTGACGGTAGTCGTGCGGAAGGACGGAGTGACGACGCTTGACGGGAGGCGCGCAGACCTTTCCGACATCGAAAGGCTGCTCGGCGAGAAGCGCGGCGGGAATGCGGGCCTTGTAGTCTTATTGAAGCTATCGGGTGATCTGCCTTACGGGACGGCGGTATCGGCGATCGACGCGGTGAAGAAAGCGGGGGTGGCCAGGCTCTCGCTTCGGACGGAGTGA
- a CDS encoding sodium/glutamate symporter yields MNAEQLNDLMIAVSLLAALLLAGTFLRAKLRILQKILLPSSLIAGFIGLALSPQALGVLSPEVIGVWAALPGRLISVVFACMFLGHAIPSLRTVWRDAGPQICYGFVAGFGQYFVAMLVTMTLLVPLFGVPPIFASILEIGFSGGHGTASGMCEVFGSLGFPDGCDLGLMSATVGITSSVIFGMLLVNLAARRGYTLLIKSPGSIQPDVLSGILDEKNRRSIGTSTVSMNAIEPLAFHLGFVGISILLGWLAYLGVRAIHPILKSFPLFPLAMLGGIVVQAGSSALKADRLLDRQSFERIQGLSLDLLVASAIASLNMRVVMEYGAPFAILMIAGLAWMLMLTWVLAPRMLPDAWFERGVVEFGMQTGVTAVGLLLLRIVDPEYRTEAAPSFGFKQIVYEPLLGGGLLTSISPVLMVGMGLPGALLLVSGIMALFLLVALLAGFFHRHPGPRRSIHR; encoded by the coding sequence ATGAACGCGGAACAACTCAATGACCTGATGATCGCGGTGAGTCTCCTCGCGGCGCTCCTGCTTGCGGGAACATTTTTAAGGGCGAAGCTTCGCATATTACAGAAGATACTGCTGCCGTCTTCGCTCATCGCTGGGTTCATCGGGCTCGCCCTGAGTCCCCAGGCGCTTGGGGTCCTGTCACCGGAGGTGATCGGGGTATGGGCGGCGCTTCCCGGGCGGCTGATTTCGGTGGTTTTCGCCTGCATGTTTCTGGGACACGCCATTCCGTCGCTGCGAACCGTGTGGCGCGATGCCGGGCCGCAGATCTGTTACGGTTTTGTCGCAGGTTTCGGCCAGTATTTCGTGGCCATGCTCGTCACCATGACGCTCCTCGTTCCGCTCTTCGGTGTTCCGCCGATTTTTGCGAGCATACTCGAAATCGGGTTTTCGGGCGGGCATGGAACCGCCTCGGGCATGTGCGAGGTGTTCGGTTCGCTGGGTTTCCCCGACGGCTGCGACCTGGGGCTTATGTCGGCGACTGTCGGAATTACGTCATCGGTGATTTTCGGTATGTTGCTGGTAAACCTCGCCGCCCGTAGGGGATACACCCTGCTGATAAAAAGCCCCGGCAGTATTCAGCCGGACGTGCTCTCCGGCATCCTCGACGAGAAGAACCGCCGTTCCATCGGCACCTCGACAGTATCCATGAACGCGATCGAACCGCTCGCCTTTCATCTGGGATTTGTCGGGATCAGCATCCTGCTCGGCTGGCTCGCGTATTTGGGTGTGCGGGCGATTCATCCAATATTGAAAAGCTTTCCGCTGTTTCCGCTCGCCATGCTCGGCGGCATCGTCGTACAGGCCGGGTCGTCGGCGCTCAAGGCAGATCGTCTGCTCGACCGGCAGAGCTTCGAGCGGATTCAGGGGCTTTCGCTCGATCTGCTTGTGGCCTCAGCCATCGCCTCGCTCAATATGCGCGTTGTCATGGAGTACGGCGCACCATTCGCAATCCTCATGATCGCGGGCCTGGCATGGATGCTCATGCTTACCTGGGTTCTCGCGCCCCGGATGCTCCCTGACGCGTGGTTCGAGCGCGGCGTGGTGGAGTTCGGCATGCAGACGGGTGTTACCGCGGTGGGACTGTTGCTTCTGCGCATCGTCGATCCCGAATACAGGACCGAGGCGGCGCCTTCATTTGGATTTAAACAGATCGTATACGAACCGCTGCTGGGAGGAGGGCTGTTGACGTCGATTTCACCGGTGCTGATGGTGGGGATGGGGCTTCCGGGTGCGTTGTTGCTGGTGTCCGGGATTATGGCGTTGTTTCTGCTCGTGGCGTTACTGGCGGGTTTTTTCCACCGGCATCCCGGCCCCCGCCGGAGTATCCACCGGTAA
- the ligA gene encoding NAD-dependent DNA ligase LigA, whose translation MKSKRAIRERCDELVALIEKYNHHYYTLDTPLVDDAAYDELMRELASIEEKHPELRRLDSPTSKVGDVISDGFDEVRHDPPMQSLGNVFSGDELSEFDGRIRKILGTEEIVYSVELKFDGLAVELLYDAGRFDRGSTRGNGEIGEDVTANLSSIRAIPERLGGDTVPEYLTARGEVYMTHREFERINRGRGERGEQPFANPRNAAAGSLRQINPRVTAERELSIAFYGIGKISGGPALPDQQTMFQFFKKAGLPCPENVEFGNLGRIREFYNYWVQNRHSLGYDIDGVVVKINDFAMRDKIGSTSKAPRWAVAWKFPAQEAITVLNSVDYQVGRTGVITPVGNLDPINIGGVFVKRATLHNFNEIARLDLRIGDAVKVIRAGDVIPKVLAVLAEKRTGSERPIETPEECPSCGSALSREEIYVRCVNNDCEAKLQERLRFFVSKDGLDIEFFGPDLVQRLYDAGIVQSVADILRLGAAELLAVERMGEKLSEKILASIEKRKRIPLSSLLRALGIRNVGEHVARVVAQSVGSLERLYNITADELMAINEVGPGVAESIREFFGSPENLRLIDEMLAAGLIVADEVVETRVLKGVAGKTFVFTGTLVRMSRTEAEALVEKHGGRAAGSVSKKTDYVVAGGEAGSKLEKARQLGVRVLTEDEFQKMIGGE comes from the coding sequence ATGAAATCAAAACGCGCGATTAGGGAGCGCTGCGACGAGCTTGTTGCGCTCATTGAGAAATATAACCATCACTATTACACCCTCGACACTCCTCTCGTTGATGACGCCGCGTACGACGAACTCATGCGCGAGCTCGCTTCGATTGAAGAGAAACATCCGGAGCTCAGGAGGCTCGACTCGCCGACATCGAAGGTCGGTGACGTTATCTCCGACGGTTTCGATGAGGTTCGCCACGATCCTCCGATGCAGAGCCTGGGCAATGTATTCTCGGGCGATGAGCTTTCCGAATTCGATGGGCGAATAAGGAAAATCCTCGGCACTGAAGAAATCGTTTATTCGGTCGAGCTCAAGTTTGACGGACTTGCGGTGGAGCTTCTATACGATGCCGGCAGGTTCGACCGCGGTTCGACGCGAGGAAACGGTGAAATAGGGGAAGACGTTACGGCGAACCTTTCCTCTATCCGGGCCATTCCGGAGCGGCTCGGCGGGGACACGGTACCGGAGTACCTCACGGCACGCGGCGAGGTATACATGACGCACAGGGAATTCGAGCGTATCAACCGCGGGCGCGGGGAGAGAGGGGAACAGCCGTTCGCCAATCCGCGCAACGCCGCGGCCGGTTCGCTCCGCCAGATTAATCCACGTGTCACCGCCGAACGTGAACTGAGTATCGCGTTCTATGGAATCGGAAAAATTTCAGGAGGGCCCGCATTACCCGACCAGCAAACGATGTTTCAGTTCTTTAAAAAGGCGGGACTTCCCTGCCCGGAAAACGTGGAATTCGGCAATCTCGGCAGGATACGGGAGTTCTACAATTACTGGGTACAGAACAGGCACTCGCTCGGCTACGACATAGACGGTGTGGTCGTGAAAATAAACGATTTCGCAATGCGCGATAAAATCGGTTCGACCAGCAAGGCGCCGCGCTGGGCGGTTGCATGGAAGTTTCCAGCCCAAGAGGCGATCACGGTGCTCAATTCGGTCGATTACCAGGTGGGGCGTACAGGCGTTATTACGCCCGTTGGCAACCTGGATCCTATCAACATCGGCGGCGTATTCGTGAAACGCGCGACGCTCCATAATTTTAACGAGATCGCCAGGCTCGACCTGCGGATAGGCGACGCCGTGAAGGTTATACGCGCCGGAGACGTCATTCCAAAGGTGCTTGCGGTGCTGGCTGAAAAACGGACGGGGTCGGAGCGGCCGATCGAGACTCCGGAGGAATGCCCGTCGTGCGGTTCCGCGCTCAGTCGTGAGGAGATTTACGTCCGGTGCGTCAACAACGACTGTGAGGCGAAGCTCCAGGAGCGGCTGCGCTTCTTCGTATCGAAAGACGGGCTCGACATAGAATTTTTCGGACCGGACCTCGTGCAGCGCCTTTACGACGCGGGCATCGTGCAGAGCGTCGCCGACATCCTGCGGCTTGGCGCCGCGGAGCTGCTCGCGGTCGAGCGGATGGGCGAGAAGCTCTCGGAGAAGATCCTCGCCTCGATAGAAAAAAGGAAGAGGATTCCGCTTTCCTCCTTGCTGCGTGCGCTCGGCATCAGGAACGTCGGCGAGCATGTCGCCAGGGTGGTCGCGCAAAGCGTCGGTTCGCTCGAAAGGCTGTACAATATAACCGCGGACGAGCTCATGGCGATAAACGAGGTGGGGCCGGGCGTCGCGGAATCGATCCGGGAATTCTTCGGGTCTCCTGAAAACTTGAGGCTCATCGATGAAATGCTCGCAGCAGGCCTCATTGTGGCCGATGAGGTCGTGGAAACGCGGGTACTAAAGGGCGTTGCGGGCAAGACCTTCGTCTTTACGGGTACGCTTGTACGAATGTCCCGCACGGAGGCGGAGGCCCTGGTGGAAAAGCACGGCGGCCGTGCCGCGGGTTCGGTGAGTAAAAAAACCGACTACGTGGTGGCGGGCGGGGAGGCCGGCTCGAAGCTTGAGAAAGCGCGGCAACTCGGCGTGCGGGTACTTACGGAAGATGAATTTCAGAAAATGATCGGCGGTGAATGA
- a CDS encoding biopolymer transporter ExbD produces MLIPRRQKPKGIVPLPSMADIAFILLVFFILTSTIDIERNIPVALPEAGATEGGSKKYFHIWLDARGDCYVRGERLDREGLYRAAKYRAADNPDVRAIIGADAGLPYRRVNEAMEVLRDAGAYNIVLLSRKRTE; encoded by the coding sequence ATGCTGATACCGCGACGGCAGAAGCCGAAGGGGATAGTGCCGCTTCCGTCGATGGCGGACATCGCCTTTATCCTCCTTGTTTTTTTCATACTGACGAGCACGATCGACATCGAACGGAACATCCCGGTGGCGCTGCCCGAGGCGGGCGCGACGGAGGGCGGTTCGAAGAAATACTTTCATATCTGGCTCGATGCGCGGGGCGATTGTTACGTGCGGGGCGAGCGGTTGGACCGCGAGGGCCTCTACCGAGCGGCAAAATACCGGGCGGCCGACAATCCGGACGTGCGGGCGATAATCGGCGCGGACGCTGGCCTCCCGTACCGGCGGGTGAACGAGGCGATGGAGGTGCTCCGGGATGCCGGGGCATACAACATCGTGCTCTTGTCGAGGAAGCGGACGGAATGA